One Rhizobiales bacterium GAS188 DNA window includes the following coding sequences:
- a CDS encoding Methyltransferase domain-containing protein — translation MTNRYFDTARREILPFLPARLGHMLDLGCGTGATVALVRQVRTVDWAGGVELDPQSAQSAATICDRVWVGDANSQPFDREINPSSLDLVLCLDVLEHLVDPWAMIRRLSPLLAPGGRLILSVPNIRNWKFLWRLTTSGDFHYRDAGLLDRTHLRFFVRSTAIELATAAGLRLVSAANAQPFVFPDARFLLSKASGGRLDELTAKQWLVVAER, via the coding sequence GCGGCGCGAGATCCTGCCATTCCTCCCCGCGAGGCTCGGCCATATGCTCGATCTCGGCTGCGGAACCGGTGCCACGGTCGCGCTCGTCCGCCAGGTGAGGACGGTCGACTGGGCAGGCGGCGTCGAGCTCGATCCGCAATCGGCGCAGTCGGCGGCCACCATCTGCGACCGCGTCTGGGTCGGCGACGCGAACAGCCAGCCCTTCGATCGTGAGATCAATCCCTCTTCGCTCGATCTCGTCTTATGCCTCGACGTGCTGGAGCATCTCGTCGATCCCTGGGCGATGATCCGGCGGCTCTCGCCGCTGCTCGCGCCGGGCGGCAGGCTGATCCTCTCCGTCCCCAATATCCGCAACTGGAAATTCCTGTGGCGGCTCACGACAAGCGGCGACTTCCACTATCGCGATGCCGGCCTCCTCGACCGGACGCATTTGCGCTTCTTCGTGCGCTCGACCGCCATCGAGCTTGCGACCGCAGCCGGGTTGCGCCTCGTCTCGGCCGCCAACGCGCAACCTTTCGTCTTTCCGGATGCGCGCTTCCTGTTGAGCAAGGCAAGCGGCGGACGGCTCGACGAGCTGACCGCCAAGCAATGGCTGGTGGTGGCCGAGCGTTGA
- a CDS encoding Na+/H+-dicarboxylate symporter — protein sequence MNRNFYYVMAGLVLGIALGTACFYSFPDKGTAADVAKYMSLISAIFLKLIKMIIGPLVLSTLVVGIGHMGDAATVGRVGAKTMAWFICASIFSLLLGLTMVDLLQPGVGAVVDQGANTANLTTQAFSIEGFIDHLVPTSIFKSLAEGEILQIVVFSIFAGVALMALGERGKPLIELADGVAHMMLTITGYVMKLAPIAVCASVASVITKSGPMILLNFAKFLGGFYLTLAILWIVLLLVGYFVLGSRMFDLVRRMYEPFLLAFSTASSEASYPKILDQLERFGVSKRIASFVLPLGYSFNLDGTMAYTTFATIFIAQAYGINMPLSTQLLMAAVLMITSKGVAGVPRASLVVILATMKQFGVPEAGLFLILGIDQFLDMGRSATNVIGNSLAAAAVAKFEKDLGPAKDEAPDTAMPLPARA from the coding sequence TTGAACCGGAATTTCTACTACGTGATGGCGGGTCTGGTGCTTGGCATCGCGCTCGGGACAGCCTGCTTCTATTCCTTTCCCGACAAGGGGACGGCGGCCGATGTCGCCAAGTATATGTCGCTCATCAGCGCCATCTTCCTGAAGCTCATCAAGATGATCATCGGGCCGCTCGTGCTTTCGACCTTGGTCGTAGGCATCGGCCATATGGGTGATGCGGCAACGGTCGGGCGCGTCGGCGCCAAGACGATGGCCTGGTTCATCTGCGCCTCGATCTTCTCGCTGTTGCTCGGCCTGACCATGGTCGATCTGCTGCAGCCGGGTGTCGGCGCGGTCGTCGATCAGGGCGCGAACACCGCCAATCTCACGACGCAGGCTTTCAGCATCGAAGGCTTCATCGACCATCTCGTGCCGACCTCGATCTTCAAATCCCTCGCCGAGGGCGAGATCCTGCAGATCGTGGTCTTCTCGATCTTCGCCGGTGTCGCCCTCATGGCGCTGGGCGAGCGGGGCAAGCCCCTGATCGAGCTCGCCGACGGCGTCGCCCATATGATGCTGACGATCACCGGCTATGTGATGAAACTGGCGCCCATCGCGGTCTGTGCCTCGGTGGCCTCGGTCATCACCAAGTCGGGCCCGATGATCTTGTTGAACTTCGCCAAATTCCTCGGCGGGTTCTACCTCACGCTCGCTATCCTCTGGATCGTGCTCCTCCTGGTCGGCTACTTCGTCCTGGGGTCGCGCATGTTCGATCTCGTCAGGCGCATGTACGAGCCGTTCCTGCTCGCCTTCTCGACCGCGAGCTCGGAGGCGTCCTATCCGAAGATCCTCGACCAACTCGAGCGCTTCGGCGTCTCGAAGCGGATTGCGAGCTTCGTGCTGCCGCTCGGCTATTCCTTCAACCTCGACGGCACCATGGCTTATACGACCTTCGCGACGATCTTCATCGCGCAGGCCTATGGCATCAACATGCCGCTCAGCACGCAGCTCTTGATGGCGGCTGTCTTGATGATCACCTCGAAGGGCGTCGCCGGCGTGCCGCGCGCTTCGCTCGTGGTGATCCTCGCGACCATGAAGCAGTTCGGTGTCCCCGAGGCCGGGCTGTTCCTGATCCTGGGCATCGACCAGTTCCTGGATATGGGCCGCAGCGCGACCAATGTGATCGGCAATTCGCTCGCTGCCGCTGCGGTCGCCAAGTTCGAGAAGGATCTCGGCCCGGCGAAGGATGAGGCGCCGGACACGGCCATGCCCTTGCCGGCTCGTGCCTGA
- a CDS encoding amino acid ABC transporter substrate-binding protein, PAAT family, translated as MRTSIALAAAILALTTCAALAEDIGGADNTAPPPPSEENTPAILSGTLKKIRDSGVVTIGYREASFPFSYVRKESPLPLGYSIDLCLGIVDEVVRELNGNPTRVAYQAVTSDTRMEAVISGKVDLECGSTTSNLERQKSVAFSSIIYVAGTKLMAKRGSGINSYKDMSGKTLVVTSGTTNEAAMKLLNDKYKLGISIVSARDHEESYNLLADGKADAFATDDVLLYGFIIAKKAEATMAVVGDFITYEPYGIMFRKDDPLMQDAVRRAFETMGRTRSLVSIYRKWFLQPTPSGELVNLPISLQLAETFRSLGADDF; from the coding sequence TTGAGGACATCCATTGCGCTCGCGGCCGCGATCCTGGCGCTGACGACTTGTGCCGCCTTGGCGGAAGACATTGGCGGTGCCGACAACACGGCGCCGCCACCTCCAAGCGAGGAGAATACGCCAGCCATTCTCTCGGGAACCTTGAAGAAGATCCGCGATAGCGGCGTCGTTACCATCGGCTACCGCGAAGCCTCGTTTCCCTTCTCGTATGTCCGCAAGGAATCGCCGTTGCCGCTCGGCTATTCGATCGATCTTTGCCTCGGCATCGTCGACGAGGTGGTCCGCGAGCTGAACGGCAATCCGACACGGGTCGCCTATCAGGCCGTGACCTCCGATACCCGCATGGAGGCGGTCATCTCCGGCAAGGTCGATCTCGAATGCGGCTCGACCACCAGCAATCTCGAACGGCAAAAGAGCGTCGCCTTTTCGTCGATCATCTATGTGGCCGGCACCAAGCTGATGGCGAAGCGCGGCTCCGGCATCAATTCCTACAAGGATATGTCAGGAAAGACCTTGGTGGTGACCTCCGGGACGACCAATGAAGCGGCGATGAAGCTGCTCAACGACAAATATAAGCTCGGCATCTCCATTGTTTCGGCGCGCGATCACGAGGAATCCTACAATCTCCTCGCCGACGGCAAGGCGGATGCCTTCGCGACCGACGACGTGCTGCTCTATGGCTTCATCATCGCCAAGAAGGCCGAGGCGACCATGGCGGTCGTCGGCGATTTCATCACCTATGAGCCTTATGGGATCATGTTCCGCAAGGACGATCCGCTCATGCAGGACGCGGTGCGGCGGGCCTTCGAGACGATGGGGCGGACCCGCAGCCTTGTGAGCATCTATCGCAAGTGGTTCCTGCAGCCGACGCCGAGCGGCGAGCTCGTCAACCTGCCGATCTCCCTGCAGCTCGCCGAGACTTTCCGCTCGCTCGGAGCCGACGACTTCTGA
- a CDS encoding transposase: MKAIVRTDAPTDDEYVTIHVAFELSKAKWKLGVMLPGSAKLSRYTIAGGDLAALATRLEAARSRAARCGKPVRIISCYEAGFDGHWLHRWLTEQGVINHEIDPASIQVSRRARRAKTDRIDLDHLMRTLLAYLRGEPRVCSVLRVPTVEDEDRKRRNRERKYLLDERTAHTNRLKGLLHTQGIRDVMPLKSGFIDKLAKLCTGDGHPLPPKLKEEIVREHQRLCLVQQQLAAVEAESRAERPYAVAGSAEEKSVRLARLKSIGPVGSQGLVNEAFYRSFDNRRQVGSYFGLTGTPYDSGASRHDQGISKAGNRRARELAIELSWLWLRHQPDSELSRWFRERVGDAKGKVRRIAIVALARKLVVALWRYLETGLVPTGAKLGLSR; this comes from the coding sequence ATGAAGGCGATCGTTCGGACTGACGCACCCACCGACGACGAGTATGTCACGATTCACGTGGCCTTTGAACTGAGCAAGGCGAAGTGGAAGCTCGGGGTGATGCTGCCGGGCTCGGCGAAGTTGAGCCGCTACACGATTGCGGGGGGCGACCTGGCGGCGCTGGCGACGCGACTGGAGGCGGCCCGGTCGCGTGCGGCGCGCTGCGGCAAACCGGTGCGCATCATATCGTGCTACGAGGCGGGCTTCGACGGCCACTGGCTGCATCGCTGGCTGACGGAGCAAGGGGTCATCAATCACGAGATCGATCCGGCGAGCATCCAGGTGAGCCGGCGGGCGCGGCGGGCCAAGACCGACCGGATCGACCTCGATCACCTGATGCGGACGCTGCTGGCTTATCTGCGTGGCGAACCGCGGGTGTGCAGCGTACTGCGTGTGCCGACGGTCGAGGACGAGGACCGCAAGCGTCGCAACCGGGAACGCAAATACCTGCTCGATGAGCGCACGGCCCACACCAATCGCCTCAAGGGGCTGCTGCACACCCAAGGCATCCGTGATGTCATGCCGCTCAAGTCTGGCTTCATCGATAAGCTTGCGAAGCTGTGCACCGGCGATGGGCATCCATTGCCGCCTAAGCTCAAGGAGGAGATCGTGCGCGAGCATCAGCGGCTGTGCCTGGTGCAGCAGCAGCTGGCCGCAGTGGAGGCCGAGAGCCGAGCCGAGCGCCCTTATGCCGTTGCGGGCTCGGCCGAGGAGAAGAGCGTGCGCCTGGCGCGGCTCAAGAGCATCGGCCCGGTCGGCAGCCAAGGGCTGGTCAACGAGGCCTTCTATCGTTCCTTCGACAATCGCCGCCAGGTCGGCAGCTATTTCGGATTGACCGGAACGCCCTATGACAGCGGCGCCAGTCGGCATGATCAGGGCATCAGCAAAGCCGGCAACCGCCGGGCCCGCGAGCTCGCCATCGAGCTCTCCTGGCTGTGGCTGCGCCATCAGCCAGACAGCGAGCTGAGCCGTTGGTTTCGTGAGCGGGTGGGCGACGCCAAAGGAAAGGTGCGGCGCATCGCCATCGTGGCCTTGGCCCGCAAGCTCGTGGTTGCCCTGTGGCGCTATCTCGAGACCGGCCTGGTGCCCACCGGCGCCAAGCTGGGCCTGAGCCGCTGA
- a CDS encoding gamma-glutamyltranspeptidase / glutathione hydrolase, translated as MRRSIGMQRLLMALLAMSCATRALAASHPALEAQHGLVVSSQHYASEAGARILEQGGNAIDAAVAVGCALAVVNPCCGNIGGGGFMTIHLADGRDTFINFREKAPAAASSKMYLDAQGNVVPEASLYGYLAAGVPGTVMGLDRALAEYGTMPRTKVMAPAIALAREGYVLTRGDTDVLAAGALRFAKDPVASKIFLRPDGASFEPGDRHVQKDLAATLELIAEQGPDGFYKGKIPAAVEEASRANGGILTAKDFADYTVTETLPLTCSYRGYVLHTSPPPSSGGTTMCEILNILEGYDLKPLGFHSAQSVHLMVEAMRHAYLDRNTYLGDPDFVKNPIDRLISKDYAAAIRAKIDAIRPTPSKELAPGVEPHEKTETTHYSVVDKDGNAVSVTYTINGLFGANVIAPGTGFFLNDEMDDFTSKPGVPNLYGLVQGAANAIAPGKRPLSSMSPTLVTKDGKTFLVLGSPGGSRIITIVLETIMNVIDYGTEPQEAVNAPRIHHQWLPDEVFYEPYALSPDTLELLRQRGYTLTEQTPWGAAELIETGSIAAAAKSAMSSGNDSARSGKVLPGFLYGANDDRRPAGAAAGY; from the coding sequence ATGAGACGATCGATCGGAATGCAGCGTCTGCTCATGGCTCTGTTGGCCATGAGCTGTGCCACGCGAGCGCTCGCGGCCTCCCATCCGGCGCTGGAGGCACAGCACGGCCTCGTGGTGTCCTCGCAGCACTACGCTTCCGAGGCCGGGGCGCGTATCCTCGAACAGGGCGGAAACGCCATCGATGCGGCGGTCGCGGTCGGCTGCGCGCTCGCCGTGGTCAATCCCTGCTGCGGCAATATCGGCGGCGGCGGCTTCATGACCATCCATCTCGCCGATGGTCGCGACACCTTCATCAATTTCCGCGAGAAGGCACCGGCCGCCGCGTCGAGCAAAATGTATCTCGACGCGCAGGGCAATGTCGTCCCGGAGGCTAGCCTCTACGGCTATCTCGCGGCCGGCGTGCCCGGCACCGTGATGGGGCTCGATCGTGCGCTCGCCGAATATGGCACGATGCCGCGCACCAAGGTGATGGCGCCGGCGATCGCGCTGGCACGCGAGGGCTACGTGCTGACGCGCGGCGACACGGATGTGCTGGCCGCGGGCGCTCTGCGCTTCGCCAAGGATCCGGTCGCCTCCAAGATCTTCCTGCGTCCCGACGGCGCATCGTTCGAGCCCGGAGACCGGCATGTGCAGAAAGATCTCGCGGCGACGCTCGAGCTGATCGCCGAGCAAGGGCCGGACGGCTTCTATAAGGGGAAGATCCCCGCCGCCGTGGAGGAGGCGAGCCGCGCCAATGGCGGCATCCTCACCGCCAAGGATTTCGCCGACTACACGGTGACCGAGACCCTGCCCCTCACCTGTTCCTATCGCGGCTATGTGCTCCACACCTCGCCGCCGCCGAGCTCGGGCGGCACCACGATGTGCGAGATCCTCAACATCCTCGAAGGCTATGACCTGAAGCCGCTCGGCTTCCACTCGGCGCAGTCGGTGCATCTGATGGTCGAGGCGATGCGCCATGCCTATCTCGATCGCAACACCTATCTCGGCGATCCGGATTTCGTGAAAAACCCGATCGACCGGCTCATCTCGAAGGACTATGCGGCGGCAATCCGCGCCAAGATCGACGCCATCCGACCGACCCCCTCGAAGGAGCTCGCGCCCGGTGTCGAGCCGCATGAGAAGACCGAGACCACTCATTATTCGGTGGTCGACAAGGACGGCAACGCCGTCTCCGTGACCTACACCATCAACGGCCTGTTCGGCGCCAATGTGATTGCGCCGGGCACCGGCTTCTTCCTCAACGACGAGATGGACGACTTCACGTCAAAGCCCGGAGTGCCCAATCTCTATGGCCTGGTGCAGGGCGCGGCGAACGCCATCGCGCCCGGCAAGCGGCCATTATCCTCGATGTCTCCGACGCTCGTCACCAAGGACGGCAAGACCTTCCTCGTGCTCGGCAGCCCGGGCGGCTCGCGCATCATCACCATCGTGCTCGAGACGATCATGAACGTCATCGATTACGGCACGGAGCCTCAGGAGGCCGTCAACGCGCCGCGCATTCATCACCAATGGCTGCCGGACGAGGTGTTCTACGAGCCCTATGCGCTCTCGCCCGATACGCTCGAGCTTCTCCGGCAACGCGGCTACACCTTGACCGAGCAGACGCCCTGGGGCGCCGCCGAGCTGATCGAAACCGGCTCGATCGCCGCCGCCGCCAAATCCGCGATGTCATCGGGCAATGATTCGGCACGCTCCGGAAAGGTGCTGCCGGGCTTCCTCTACGGCGCCAATGACGATCGCCGGCCTGCCGGCGCCGCGGCGGGATATTGA
- a CDS encoding dihydrolipoamide dehydrogenase yields the protein MKDISCKLLVIGAGPGGYVCAIRAGQLGIDTVIVEARKPGGTCLNIGCIPSKALIHAADEFEAAAHFATGKSVLGISAGKPVLDLAKTMRWKDGIVGRLTGGVAGLLKKAGVKTVAGYARFRDGKTVEVETEIGRQVIRAEQIVIATGSEPIELPFLPFGGKVISSTGALALTQVPEKLVVVGAGYIGLELGTAFAKLGAAVTVVEALPRILPQYDAELTRPVEKRLRELGIDVLLGAKAKGLDSKGAGLAVETADGKAVRLAADKILVTVGRKPAIEGWGLEAIDLDRDGSYLRIDDQCRTSMRGIYAIGDVTGEPMLAHRASAQGEMVAEIIAGQNRSWDKVAIPAVCFTDPEIVTAGLSPEDAKAAGIAVKTGLFPFQANGRAMTLEKDAGFIRILARADNHVVLGVQGVGAGIAELSAAFGLALEMGARLEDVAATIHAHPTQSEGLMEAAFRALGHPIHI from the coding sequence GTGAAAGACATCTCCTGCAAGCTTCTGGTGATCGGCGCCGGCCCCGGCGGCTATGTCTGCGCGATACGCGCGGGCCAGCTCGGCATCGATACGGTGATCGTCGAGGCGAGGAAGCCCGGCGGCACCTGCCTCAATATCGGCTGCATCCCGTCGAAGGCGCTGATCCATGCCGCGGATGAATTCGAGGCGGCCGCGCATTTCGCGACCGGCAAGAGCGTGCTCGGCATCAGCGCCGGCAAGCCTGTGCTCGATCTCGCCAAGACCATGCGTTGGAAGGACGGCATCGTCGGTCGCCTCACCGGCGGCGTCGCGGGGCTGTTGAAGAAGGCCGGAGTGAAGACCGTCGCGGGCTACGCCCGGTTTCGCGACGGCAAGACGGTCGAGGTGGAAACCGAAATCGGCCGGCAGGTGATCCGCGCCGAGCAAATCGTGATCGCCACGGGCTCGGAGCCTATCGAGCTCCCCTTCCTCCCCTTCGGGGGCAAGGTGATCTCCTCGACCGGAGCGCTGGCGCTGACGCAGGTTCCGGAAAAGCTCGTCGTCGTCGGCGCCGGCTATATCGGGCTGGAGCTCGGGACCGCCTTCGCCAAGCTGGGGGCCGCGGTGACCGTCGTCGAAGCCCTCCCTCGCATCCTGCCTCAATACGATGCCGAGCTGACGCGACCGGTGGAAAAACGCCTGCGCGAGCTCGGCATCGACGTGCTGCTCGGCGCCAAGGCCAAGGGGCTCGACTCGAAAGGCGCCGGCCTCGCCGTGGAGACCGCCGACGGGAAAGCCGTGAGGCTCGCGGCCGACAAGATCCTGGTGACGGTCGGCCGCAAGCCGGCGATCGAGGGTTGGGGGCTCGAGGCGATCGATCTCGACAGGGATGGGTCGTATCTGCGCATCGACGACCAATGCCGCACCTCCATGCGCGGCATTTATGCGATCGGCGACGTGACAGGCGAGCCGATGCTCGCCCACCGGGCCTCGGCGCAAGGCGAGATGGTGGCCGAGATCATCGCCGGCCAAAATCGTTCCTGGGACAAGGTTGCTATACCGGCCGTCTGCTTCACCGATCCCGAGATCGTCACCGCCGGGCTGTCGCCCGAAGACGCCAAGGCCGCCGGCATCGCCGTCAAGACAGGGCTGTTCCCCTTCCAGGCCAATGGCCGCGCCATGACATTGGAGAAAGACGCAGGCTTCATCCGCATCCTGGCGAGGGCCGACAATCACGTCGTGCTCGGCGTGCAGGGAGTGGGCGCCGGCATCGCGGAATTATCTGCTGCCTTCGGCTTGGCGCTCGAGATGGGGGCCCGGCTGGAGGATGTCGCCGCCACCATTCATGCCCATCCGACCCAGAGCGAGGGCCTCATGGAGGCAGCGTTCAGGGCGCTCGGCCATCCCATCCATATCTAG
- a CDS encoding branched-chain alpha-keto acid dehydrogenase E2 component translates to MGEHVIKLPDVGEGVAEAELVEWHVKVGDLVREDALIAAVMTDKATVEIPSPVEGEIVWLGAKVGDVVPVGSDLVRLKIPGENISGESAPEPQAAKAAVPQAAKPAPSATPATRTEPGRASAAIASPAPAASEPARTAATRQLLRGAPRPEGEKPLASPAVRLRAREAGLDLRQVPGTGPAGRITHEDLDAFFAQGPGLARAPGLQPKTGVADIKIVGLRRRIAEKMSVAHARIPHITYVEEVDVTGLEELRATLNAKKRQDQPRLTLLPFLMRAMVRAIAEQPHLNALFDDEAGVVHQHEGVHIGIAAQTPAGLMVPVVRHAEALDLWGCAAEANRLGDAAKAGTASRDELSGSTITITSLGAMGGVVTTPIINHPEVAIIGVNKMMMRPVWDGTEFLPRKMMNLSSSFDHRVVDGWDAAVFVQRIKALLETPALIFMEG, encoded by the coding sequence ATGGGCGAACACGTCATCAAGCTGCCCGATGTCGGCGAAGGCGTCGCCGAGGCCGAGCTCGTGGAATGGCACGTCAAGGTCGGAGACCTGGTCCGCGAGGATGCGCTGATTGCCGCGGTCATGACCGACAAGGCGACCGTCGAGATCCCCTCGCCGGTCGAAGGGGAGATCGTCTGGCTTGGCGCCAAGGTCGGCGATGTGGTGCCCGTCGGCTCCGACCTCGTGCGTCTCAAGATACCTGGCGAGAACATATCTGGCGAAAGCGCCCCGGAACCGCAAGCCGCGAAGGCAGCCGTCCCGCAGGCAGCGAAGCCCGCTCCGTCGGCAACGCCTGCGACACGCACCGAGCCCGGGCGCGCGTCGGCTGCGATCGCATCGCCGGCACCGGCCGCAAGCGAGCCAGCCCGAACCGCCGCGACGCGGCAGCTCCTGCGCGGCGCTCCTCGCCCCGAGGGCGAGAAACCCCTGGCATCGCCGGCCGTGCGCCTGCGGGCGCGCGAGGCGGGCCTGGACCTGCGGCAGGTTCCGGGCACCGGCCCTGCCGGGCGCATCACGCATGAGGATCTCGACGCCTTCTTCGCCCAAGGTCCGGGCCTGGCGAGAGCCCCTGGCCTGCAGCCGAAGACAGGGGTCGCCGACATCAAGATCGTCGGGCTGCGCCGCAGGATCGCCGAGAAGATGTCGGTCGCGCATGCGCGCATTCCCCACATCACCTATGTGGAGGAGGTCGACGTCACCGGGCTCGAGGAGTTGCGGGCGACACTCAATGCAAAGAAGCGGCAGGACCAACCGAGGCTGACCCTCCTGCCCTTCCTGATGCGCGCCATGGTGCGGGCGATCGCCGAGCAGCCGCATCTGAACGCGCTGTTCGACGATGAGGCGGGTGTCGTGCACCAGCATGAGGGCGTGCATATCGGCATCGCGGCGCAAACACCCGCCGGCCTGATGGTGCCAGTGGTGCGGCACGCCGAGGCGCTCGATCTCTGGGGCTGCGCCGCCGAAGCGAACCGGCTCGGCGACGCCGCAAAGGCCGGCACCGCCAGCCGCGACGAGCTCAGCGGCTCGACCATCACCATCACCTCGCTCGGCGCCATGGGCGGCGTGGTGACGACGCCCATCATCAATCATCCGGAAGTTGCGATTATCGGCGTCAACAAGATGATGATGCGTCCCGTCTGGGACGGGACGGAGTTCCTTCCCCGCAAGATGATGAACCTGTCGTCGAGCTTCGATCACCGCGTGGTGGATGGCTGGGATGCCGCGGTCTTCGTGCAACGCATCAAGGCGCTGCTCGAGACGCCGGCGCTGATCTTCATGGAAGGCTAA
- a CDS encoding branched-chain alpha-keto acid dehydrogenase E1 component: MPRKTMVEAIRDAIDVMMGQDDNVVVFGEDVGYFGGVFRATQGLQAKYGKSRCFDAPINELGIVGAAVGMAAYGLRPCVEIQFADYMYPAYDQIVSEAARLRYRSNGQFTCPIVVRMPTGGGISGGQTHSQSPEALFTHVSGLKTVVPSNPMDAKGLLIAAIEDPDPVIFLEPKRLYNGPFDGHHDRPVTPWSKHELGEVPDGHYVVPLGKAAIRRQGAALTVLAYGTMVYVAMAAAAETGVDAEIIDLRTLLPLDLPTIEASVRKTGRCVVVHEATLTSGFGAELSALVQETCFHHLEAPIRRVAGWDTPYPHAQEWDYFPGPARVGRALLETMEQ, from the coding sequence ATGCCCCGCAAGACCATGGTCGAGGCCATCCGCGACGCGATCGACGTGATGATGGGCCAAGACGACAATGTCGTCGTGTTCGGCGAGGATGTCGGCTATTTCGGCGGGGTGTTCCGCGCCACCCAAGGCCTGCAGGCGAAATACGGCAAGAGCCGCTGTTTCGACGCCCCGATCAACGAGCTCGGCATCGTCGGCGCGGCGGTCGGCATGGCGGCCTACGGGCTTCGACCCTGCGTCGAGATCCAGTTCGCCGACTATATGTATCCGGCCTATGACCAGATCGTCTCGGAGGCGGCGCGGCTGCGCTATCGCTCGAACGGCCAGTTCACCTGCCCGATCGTGGTGCGCATGCCGACCGGCGGCGGCATCTCGGGCGGACAAACCCACAGCCAGAGCCCGGAGGCTCTGTTCACGCATGTATCGGGCCTGAAGACGGTCGTGCCCTCAAACCCGATGGATGCCAAGGGCCTGCTGATCGCCGCCATCGAGGATCCGGATCCTGTGATCTTCCTGGAGCCGAAGCGGCTCTATAATGGGCCCTTCGACGGGCATCACGACCGCCCGGTCACGCCCTGGTCCAAGCACGAGCTCGGCGAGGTGCCGGACGGTCATTATGTCGTGCCGCTCGGCAAGGCCGCGATCCGGCGCCAGGGCGCGGCCCTGACCGTGCTCGCTTACGGCACCATGGTCTATGTCGCCATGGCGGCCGCCGCCGAAACCGGCGTCGATGCCGAGATCATCGACCTGCGCACCCTGTTGCCGCTCGATCTCCCGACGATCGAGGCTTCGGTGCGCAAGACCGGCAGATGCGTCGTCGTGCATGAGGCGACGCTGACCTCCGGGTTCGGGGCGGAATTGTCAGCCCTCGTCCAGGAAACATGCTTCCATCATCTCGAGGCGCCGATCAGGCGTGTGGCAGGCTGGGATACGCCCTACCCGCATGCGCAGGAATGGGATTACTTCCCCGGTCCTGCCCGCGTCGGACGGGCGCTGCTCGAAACCATGGAGCAGTGA
- a CDS encoding branched-chain alpha-keto acid dehydrogenase E1 component yields the protein MGDRNDMADKDMGDKDMADHAPLTLHVPEPAVRPGGTPDFSSVRIPKAGSVARPEVDADPQSIRDLAYSIIRVLNRDGEAVGPWSGLLGDEELLEGLRHMMTLRSFDARMQMAQRQGKTSFYMQHMGEEAVSCAFRKALRPGDMNFPTYRQAGLLIAAGYPLIDMMCQIYSNEQDPLKGRQLPVLYSSKPDGFFSISGNLATQYIQAVGWAMASAIKNDTKIAAGWIGDGSTAESDFHAALVFASTYKAPVVLNIVNNQWAISTFQGIARGGSGTFAARGLGFGIPALRVDGNDYLAVYAVAKWAIERARRNLGPTLIEYVTYRVGAHSTSDDPAAYRPKTESDAWPLGDPVIRLKNHLIKRGAWTDERHKQAEAEILDTVIGAQKEAERHGTLHSGGKPSVRDMFEGVFAEMPPHLRRQRQEAGV from the coding sequence ATGGGAGATCGCAACGACATGGCCGATAAAGACATGGGCGATAAAGACATGGCCGATCATGCGCCGCTGACCCTGCACGTGCCCGAACCTGCGGTTCGCCCGGGCGGCACCCCGGATTTTTCCAGCGTCCGCATCCCGAAGGCGGGCTCGGTGGCACGGCCGGAGGTGGATGCCGATCCGCAGTCGATCCGCGACCTCGCCTATTCGATCATCCGCGTCCTCAACCGGGACGGCGAGGCGGTCGGCCCCTGGTCCGGATTGTTGGGCGATGAGGAGCTGCTCGAGGGCCTGCGCCACATGATGACCCTGCGCAGCTTCGACGCGCGCATGCAGATGGCGCAACGGCAGGGCAAGACCTCCTTCTACATGCAGCATATGGGCGAAGAGGCGGTGAGCTGCGCTTTCCGCAAGGCCCTGCGGCCGGGCGACATGAACTTTCCGACCTATCGCCAGGCCGGGCTATTGATCGCCGCCGGCTATCCGCTCATCGACATGATGTGCCAGATCTATTCCAACGAGCAGGACCCGCTGAAAGGCCGGCAATTGCCGGTGCTCTATTCGTCGAAGCCGGACGGCTTCTTCTCGATCTCCGGGAACCTCGCGACCCAATATATCCAGGCGGTCGGCTGGGCCATGGCCTCGGCGATCAAGAACGACACCAAGATCGCCGCCGGCTGGATCGGCGACGGCTCGACGGCGGAATCGGATTTCCATGCCGCGCTGGTGTTCGCCTCCACCTACAAGGCCCCGGTGGTGCTCAACATCGTCAACAATCAATGGGCGATCTCGACCTTCCAGGGCATTGCGCGCGGCGGCTCGGGCACCTTCGCGGCGCGCGGTCTCGGCTTCGGCATCCCGGCGCTGAGGGTCGACGGCAACGACTACCTGGCGGTCTATGCGGTCGCCAAATGGGCGATCGAGCGGGCGCGGCGCAATCTCGGTCCGACCTTGATCGAATATGTCACCTATCGGGTCGGGGCCCATTCCACCTCCGACGACCCGGCCGCCTACCGGCCCAAGACCGAATCCGACGCCTGGCCGCTCGGCGATCCGGTCATTCGGCTGAAGAACCACCTGATCAAGCGCGGCGCCTGGACGGATGAGCGCCATAAGCAGGCGGAAGCGGAGATCCTGGACACGGTGATCGGCGCGCAGAAGGAGGCCGAGCGCCACGGCACCCTGCATTCCGGCGGCAAGCCCTCCGTCCGCGACATGTTCGAAGGTGTGTTTGCGGAGATGCCGCCGCATCTGCGCCGGCAACGCCAAGAGGCGGGAGTCTGA